Part of the Posidoniimonas polymericola genome, GCACGCGACCCTCCTCCTCTAGACCCACGCCACAAACGCTACATATCTTGGGCCGAACAGTATTGGACCTGTCCCCGTTTACCCCACGACACGTTGGTATCGACTAACGCCCGAGTATCGCATCCACTCGACGGAGTATATTGAAGAGGTGGGAGGATTTCGATGAACCAAGCCGATGCGATACAGAAAGCTTCGGAGTTTACGCTTAAGGCGATGGGGAGAAGTGTGGAGCCGGAGTCTGCCACGATTGTCGAGCGTCCCGATGGACGTCGCTACTGGTCGATCGCCTACCGACAAGAGGCGTTCTTGCCTGATGAGGCAGCGGCGGGCGCCGTCATGGACGGCCCTTACGTGCTTCGTGTTGATGACGCCAGCGGTGAAGTCTCTGTGCTTGGATGATTGGGCTCCGCCGCGTCCTCGGCCTTCCACACATCCGGCAGGAACTGCTCAAGGTCTTCACGCGGCGTCTGCCCGATCTTCGCTAGCACGCTGGTGAGGTAGCGTTGGGGATCGACCTGGTGTCGTTCGCAACTGGCGATCAGCGACCACAGCCTGGCGTGGTTCTCGGCGGCCGCATCGTTTCCGGCGAAGAGCCAGTTCTTGCGGCCGATGGCCACCCGCTTGAGGGCCCGCTCGCTGGCGTTGTTATCGATGTTGAGGTAGCCCCGCGTGGTGAAAGTCGTGAGCGCGGTCCACTGGTTCTGGGCGTAGGTGATCGCCTTGGCGATTGGGCTGCGAGGCAGCACGAACTCCTGCTCGGCGTCGAGCCACGCCTTGGGGGGAAAACGGGAAAACGGGGACAGGTTCAGTTACGGGTGGGGCTCTTATTTATGCAAACTGGACCTGTCCCCGTTTACCCCACGATGTTGAGGTAGCCCCGCGTGGTGAAAGTCGTGAGCGCGGTC contains:
- a CDS encoding IS66 family transposase is translated as MLPRSPIAKAITYAQNQWTALTTFTTRGYLNIDNNASERALKRVAIGRKNWLFAGNDAAAENHARLWSLIASCERHQVDPQRYLTSVLAKIGQTPREDLEQFLPDVWKAEDAAEPNHPSTETSPLASSTRST